Sequence from the Ornithinimicrobium humiphilum genome:
CCTCGCGCACGTCCTCGCCGGAGGAGGCGAGCACCTCGTCACGGGAGCCGAGGGCCGCCACGCGCCCGTCAGTGCCGGTCAGGACGGCGGCGTCCTCGACGTCGCCCGCGACCGGGTCGACGACGGTGACCCCGCTGAGCAGCAGGGGGACGTCGGGGGTGTTCATGGCAGCTCCTTGTCGAGGACGGGACCCAGCAGTGCGACAGGCGGGGAGCCGTGGCGGAGCAGCGCGTCGTGCAGTCGCCCGAGACCCCCGTCGGGTATGCGGTTCGCGAACCTCGTCCTCAGCTCGTGGAAGAGGTCGCGACCCAGCACGTACGTCGAAGGGTAGGTGGGATTGTCGTGCCGCGTGTAACGATCGACCTCGCCCTCGGCCATGTGCCGGTCCATGCCGGTGCGCTCCATGAGCAGCTCGACGGCCTGCTCGTGGCTCAGGCGACCGGTGTGCAGGCCGGTGTCGATGACCAGGCGGAGCGAGCGCCAGAGCCGGTTGCGCCGCGCGAAGAGCGACTGGGTGCTCTCGCCCCAGACCTGCTCCTCGAGGACGTCCTCGACGTAGAGGCCCCAGCCCTCGACGAACAGCGGCGTGCGGAAGAACCGCAGGAAGGAGTCACGCTCGGTCCCCAGCACGTGGTGCACCGACTGCAGGTGGTGGCCGGGATAGGTCTCGTGGCCGACGATCGAGCGGATGAAGGTCGGGCAGTTGTCGCGCTCGTGGCCCTCGACCTGCTCGGGCGTGGCCCGCTCGTCGGCGGTGGTGATGAGGAACTGGCTCGTCAGCCGGGCGGCGTAGGGCGGCACGATGCGCATCTCGCCCAGCGGCAGCCCCGCCCGGCGGAAGTCGGGGAGCGGCGCGACGATGCACTCCTGCTCAGGCGGCACGGTCACGAGGTCGTGCTCGAGCGTGAGGCGCAGGCACTCGTCGACCTCGGCGCGGTAGGCGGGGACGAACTCCTCGGCCGGGGTCCGCTCGGCCTTGAGGGCCTCGATCTGCTCCTGCCAGGTGCGCGCCGGGTCGAGGCGGCCCGCGAGCTCCTCGAGGTCGTGCTCGGCCTGCTCCACGCTCTCCCAGCCGTGCTGCCAGACCTGCTCGGCCGTGAGGTCGAGGCAGTGGTAGTCGCGCAGCAGCAGCGAGAAGGCGCGCTCGCCGACGGCCCAGCGGCCCTTGCCGGTCTCGGCGAGGGTGCGGCAGTGCGAGGCGAAGCCCTCGATCGCCGCCGCGAGGCTGACGCGGCGGGCCTCGGCCTCCTCGACGAGGTGGCCGGGGAGCAGCTGGCTGAAGGCACCGAGCTCGCGCAGCACGAGGGTGCGCACGCCCTGCACGGCCGGGACCGCCATCGCGGCCCAGCGGCGCGGCACGTCGGCAGGCTTCAGCAGCTTGTGACCGGCGTCGAGGAAGGCCCAGCCCTCCTGGAGCAGGTCGACGTAGAGGCTGGCGTAGTCGTGCCCACCCAGCCGCGTCGGGTCGACGGTGGTCAGCGCACCGCCGAGGGCCTCGGCATACCAGTAGGGGGCGCGCTGCCACGGCCGGGCCGTCCGCAGCACGTGGAGCTGGTGGACGACCTCGGCCTGGACGCACCGCTCCTCGAGCCACTCCCGCGTGCCCTCGGGGGCACGGACCGGCCGCGCCCAGGAGGCGACGGTCGACTCCAGCCGGAGGTAGTGGTCGGGGTCGGTCGAGGGCAGCCGCAGCGGCAGGCTCCCGGACATCGGGTCGAGCGCCCCGACCTCACGGGCCAGGTCGGGATCGGCCTGGACCAGGGACTGGGCGAACCTATGCACGTGCCAGCTCCTCCAGGGTCTCGCGCAGGGGGCCCATGCCCATCGGGCCGAGGGCCAGGGCCTGCGTGTGGAAGCTCCGCTCGTCGAAGCGGCCGGTCGCCAGCGCGGTCTCGCGCGCCTGCTCCCAGAGCCGGGCGCCCATGCAGAACGCCAGCGCCTGCCCCGGCCAGCCGAGGTAGCGGACGACCTCGAACTGCGCGGTCTCGGTGTCGCAGCCCGCGGCCTGCGTGAGCACCTCGACGCCGACCTCGGGCGTCCAGGCCCGCGCCTCGGTGAAGCCGTTGCCGGCCGGGATCTGGTAGCCCAGGTGCAGGCCGAGGTCGATGACGATGCGGGCGGCCCGCCAGCGCTGGGCCAGCACGACGCCGAGCTGCTCGCCCGGGTCGTCGATCAAGCCCCAGTCGGCGGCGCGCCCCTCGGTGTAGTGCGCCCAGCCCTCGGCGTAGCCGTGGACGTGGCACAGGTAGCGCTGCCACGGGTGCAGGCTCTGGGTCGCCATCGTGACGACGTACTGCATGTGGTGGCCGGGCAGGCCCTCGTGGTGGACGGTGCTCACCTCGCGCCACACGGGTATGCGGTCCACCCCGGTGGGCGTGGACCACACCACCCGCCCGGGGCGGGTGCCCTGCGGGTCCGGCGGGGAGTAGTAGATGGAGCCCGAGCCGGGGGCTGCCAGCACGGCGCCGCAGCGGGAGTCGGCCGGGATGTCGAAGACGCGGCCGTCGAGCAGCTGCGTGGCACGGGCCATCCGGCCCTCGACCCACTCGACCAGCTCGGGACCGACGGTGACCTGGCCGGCGGGGTCGGCGTCCAGCGTGGCCGCCGCCTCGTCGAGGGTGGAGCAGCCCAGCTCGGCGGCGAGGCGGCCGGCGCGGGCGGTCAGCTCGGCGAGCCGGTCCCACCCGTAGGCGTAGGTCTCCTCGAGGTCGAGCTCGGTTCCGAGGAAGGCGGTGGAGGTGGTGCGGTAGAGGTCGGCGCCGACGGCGTCGGTCTCGCTGCCGCGGGCGGCGTGCACGTCCTCGAGCCAGGTGGCCAGCTCGACGCAGGCCTCGCGGGCCTCACGGAGGGCCGCGTCGGCGCGGGGCGCGATCTCGGGGGAGACGAGGCGCCCGAGGCGGTCGTCGGCCGCGGGGTCGGCCCACCGGCGCACCTGCGCGGCGAGCGTGCGCGACTGGCGCGCGGCCACGACATACCCCTGGGTGGTGGCGGCGTCCTCGAGGCGCGCGGCGTAGTCGCGCAGCGCCGAGGGCACCTGGCCCAGGCCGGCGAGCAGGCGCTCGGGGTCGCCGGAGGCGGACTCCAGGCCCATCATCACCGCGTGCGCGGGGGAGGCGAGGGGCGCGACGAGACCGG
This genomic interval carries:
- a CDS encoding DUF885 family protein, with translation MHRFAQSLVQADPDLAREVGALDPMSGSLPLRLPSTDPDHYLRLESTVASWARPVRAPEGTREWLEERCVQAEVVHQLHVLRTARPWQRAPYWYAEALGGALTTVDPTRLGGHDYASLYVDLLQEGWAFLDAGHKLLKPADVPRRWAAMAVPAVQGVRTLVLRELGAFSQLLPGHLVEEAEARRVSLAAAIEGFASHCRTLAETGKGRWAVGERAFSLLLRDYHCLDLTAEQVWQHGWESVEQAEHDLEELAGRLDPARTWQEQIEALKAERTPAEEFVPAYRAEVDECLRLTLEHDLVTVPPEQECIVAPLPDFRRAGLPLGEMRIVPPYAARLTSQFLITTADERATPEQVEGHERDNCPTFIRSIVGHETYPGHHLQSVHHVLGTERDSFLRFFRTPLFVEGWGLYVEDVLEEQVWGESTQSLFARRNRLWRSLRLVIDTGLHTGRLSHEQAVELLMERTGMDRHMAEGEVDRYTRHDNPTYPSTYVLGRDLFHELRTRFANRIPDGGLGRLHDALLRHGSPPVALLGPVLDKELP
- a CDS encoding DUF885 domain-containing protein; this encodes MSGLAHLDPGAAQAVGRNDDRLWAALGPEAVRAEADLARTTLSELEAGAVADDATGTGPGPAPATVLRRALSERLRSDLALHESGFLPGLVAPLASPAHAVMMGLESASGDPERLLAGLGQVPSALRDYAARLEDAATTQGYVVAARQSRTLAAQVRRWADPAADDRLGRLVSPEIAPRADAALREAREACVELATWLEDVHAARGSETDAVGADLYRTTSTAFLGTELDLEETYAYGWDRLAELTARAGRLAAELGCSTLDEAAATLDADPAGQVTVGPELVEWVEGRMARATQLLDGRVFDIPADSRCGAVLAAPGSGSIYYSPPDPQGTRPGRVVWSTPTGVDRIPVWREVSTVHHEGLPGHHMQYVVTMATQSLHPWQRYLCHVHGYAEGWAHYTEGRAADWGLIDDPGEQLGVVLAQRWRAARIVIDLGLHLGYQIPAGNGFTEARAWTPEVGVEVLTQAAGCDTETAQFEVVRYLGWPGQALAFCMGARLWEQARETALATGRFDERSFHTQALALGPMGMGPLRETLEELARA